The window ATCTCAACAAATCATACAatgccatttatttcttttacaattGGCACAGAGGTGATGGTGAGTCAGGCTCTTGGTTTGAACTGGCATCCTCAAAGGGTGTGGTCCATTCCCTTAGACACTAAAGCCACTGGTATTAAGTTAATGGGGAAAATCTCCTTCTAAGAAGTATTTGACCCGTTTCTGTTTCCTTGTTGCAGGTCTGCTGATGTTTGCCATCACTCATATCCTGTACTCCTCAGCTTTTGGGATGAAGCCCCTGAACCTGCCGGTGGGGCTGGTCATCATCATGGTGTCTGGTGTCTCCTATGCCTTGCTCTACTCTTACCTGGCTGGACCGCTCACCTACCTGGTTGCCGTCTACATTGGCATCATTGCTTTTATGGGCTGGCGGGCCATTGCAGGGGTCCAGCTGGCCAACGACCTGTGGACTTGGACCAAACTTTCAGCCTGTTTGGGCGCCATGTTGTTTATGGTGTCGGATCTCACAATTGCCGTCAACAAGTTCTGTTTTCCAGTGCCCCATTCTCGGGCCATTATTATGGCCACGTATTATGCGGCCCAGATGCTGATTGCATTGTCTGCTGTGGAGTGCCAAGATGAGGACCACAAAAAGAAGATTGCTTGACCGGCCAGGTGGGTTTCCAGTGCAGACCTGAGGGGCTGCCATGTTGAACTTGTGGACCCTGCAACTGCCGCAACTCCTACTTCAGTCACTGTTCATTCCAAAATTGTTCAGCCCCTCTTATAACAAGGGGGAAGGGCAACGTCATTTAAGGCAACTGTATGTGGAATGTTGGCAATCCATTAACCATTTCAAGGTGCTTCAGAGGCTTTAGTGCCCATCTGCTGCCACCCTCaggcctttcttttctttctgtaatGTCAGCCATCTTGCTGAGGTAACTTGCTTAACCACAAATCATGGAAATGTCAGGTTCTTAACTTGGTTTGGCAGTGGGTTCACTTTAACCTCCTGATTTCCGTCATTTCCATCTCCTCATCTTGATGGATCATGTTGCCTTTTACCTCGACTAATTCCCCACCCTGCCCCCCATTGCTGGTATTTATTATCGTACTGAAGCTTAATTTCCATATTCCATAATTGCTCTTTTCCAGGGAAAATGCTGTGTGCGTTCAGTGTACTTAACTACGCTTCTGTTGGGGCGGCTTGTCAGTTCTGTGCTGTGATGCGCTAATTTGGCTTTTCATACGTACTGTAGTATGGACAAAGTGCAAAACGTGCAACCTGTGAAGTGCTGGCATTGAAGGGGAGGCAGGGGATCCCCTCTAGAAGATTGGTGACAGAGCTCTGGGGGGGGACATCATGTAAATGTAAGACTGGCTGGGATGGCTCACCCACTTCCCCCAACATAATCTTTGGGCTTGAAAGGCAACTAGACGTTAATTAATATAACACCTTTCAGAGTCGACCccgttaaaaaaaaataaacaagaataaaacacagTAACTTTGATAAAATACATAGATATGAAGTGATCTACAGTGTACACTGCATGGGCACTGTGCAATTTAAAACAAGCAATATGGGAAATAGAGCTTAAAGTACAAGTGCTGATCACCTTTTGGGAAGATCTACAGTGTGGGCCCATTTCCCTAATGCTAGCAGACCCTAAAAAATTCATTTAGACACACCTTATGTGGGAAAAGTGTGAATGCAGACAAGACGATCGGCGAATTTGAGAATCAATGTAGGGTCTCCCAGGCTGTTAGAAGTGCCGATCACTGTGGGTGAGTTTGTCGGGAAATCTGGGCATTCGCAGATTATAGGGTAGTAGGTGAAGAATCGAGATCCAGAGATTTTCTTTTGTAGTGGTTGACCACCTTTTTATGCACAGTACTGGAAAGTTTTTTGAACCCTTCAAGGTGCTATTTAGAGAAATTGTAAGAAATTTAAGTCTTAATGAATATATGATAGAACTTTGCTTCCTCTGGTCAGGCAGGAAATTTGAAGAATAAGAGTGAAGCACAGTTGGTAACTGCCCTTACTTCTTTTTGTCTCTGCCTCCATTAAGTTAGTTTGCTGCATGGTGACCTGAACACTGAGTTTGTTGTACAAGGGTTCTTAGATCTGCCTGGTTGGTTATCATGCACAGGGAAAttctgccaactacgccactgtaaaaagaCAGGTAGGACAATACATGAAAAGAGTTGGGGTGCCCAAAACAGTAACCTCATTGAATTGCAAGGATGAAAGaactaataaaaaatagaaagactGAGGGTCTAATAACATGAAGGTGTCTTTAGCGATAAGGTCTGTCCTCGTTGGTAGCAGGGTCCAAACTGCATGCTGACTTCATGGTTGATGCTCTTTGTAAATAAGGCCCAGACTGAAAGGGGCCAAACGTTTGGAGGtggggtggaagtgatgtcacggTTTGCCCATGTTTTCTTCCTCCATTCTAAAGTGAAACTGGTGGTTATCGACTGTGTTTCAGTCTTACCATTTCCCGTGTTTCCTACCTGACCAGAGTCAGTGAAGTGCTCTCGTGGGttgtgtgtgtgacagtatagAGAATGAAGACTTCTGACATTTTAGTAGTCCGTAATAtttaacatatataatatactgtgataaattaattcaaataacACGTTGGAAAGTTTTGGGGATTAGCCCCATATAATCTCGTGAATCAGATTTGGTCAAAGTAAATtggaaaaacaacaaacattCGATCTAACATTGGTGTGAGGATcgtttttatacagaaaaatgGCTGAAGGAAATGACGTGGCAGGAAGTTAGTGTGAACCGGAAATTATGTCATTAtggcgggaccggaagtgacatcatctgagtTGGCCAGGAAGTGACGTTATTATGCCAGGGcttgaagtgacgtcatctgagttggccggaaatgacgtcatctgcAGGAGTTGGAAGTGATTTAGTGGAGCCATTTTCTAGTAAGATTATTGTTGATGGTGGTTGTGTATTATTTTACCcactgtcattcattttacccactgtctttctttcattcatatgttacgtaggcacgtaccttttatctttggcaatctcattctctaaccaggcctcaggagctaactagcgtaacactgtccaccacccctttcattattccggcacattgttgacatccgtgactaacaacaacgtactaaactggaaggtggtctacgcatgcgtggaattcgcggacaaacaaagatcaagatccaaatgaagattatataaaaagattagttaatttaaagcacaacaatttgtttagtttgaatgtctgtgttttgaggtgtgactggagtactacagtcttcagtagtataagcctggaggagattcttaatgcaatgcctatgtttgagctgtctctctactgccatctagtgcttcttcttctaattcattcatggacaaacaaagatcaagatccaaatgaagattatatatagagatatatgtatactgtatatgtaagaatttttttcatttaatgtgggagcccctTTTTGTGGAACCAGGTTCAGCTGCTCCATTTGCGGTTTTGCACCATATGGCCCATAGTAAATCCaacaatggaaaatttctgtggtgccccccttcccttgatgccctacACATGTGCTTATTTTACTTAATGATTAATCCACCCCTGCCAGGCCATCTGGAGGAGATATAATCCCCCCAGCAAGCTCTGGGTCTTCCTCatggtctcctcccagctggtcatgTCCCTAAAACCTCCACTGGGAGGCATCCgcatcagatgcccgaaccagcTCAATCGGCTTCTCCCGATGCGGAAGGTCCCATTCCAACCCTCTTCCCCGATGTCTGCGCTTGTCACCCTACCTCTAAAGGACAGCCCAGCCACCCTCATGGAAAGCTCATTTCACCCGCCTGTACCCACCATCCCATTCTTTCGGTGATTATGCAAATCTCATGACCATAAAGGAGGGTAGGGACACAGATCGCCTCGTAAATGGAGAACTTTGCCAACTACTTGCCTTAATACATCTTTAAATTGATTGCGTGCACACATTTGCTttaccccctggagcaattattcCCTGGCTTGCCCCACTTTCATCCTACCTAGGCTCTTGCTCCATGCAACACAATTGTGGAATCGCTCTCAGTTCACAAAAACGAATCAATGAATGGGAAGGCGATTGTCTTAGCATCAAACTACCAATATATGAAAGGTAACTGGCGCATCATTGGGACCAAAGGGCATATTGCAAtcgtattactgtatatacatgggATCTGCTTGCATTTTAGGTTGTGTTACTAAAATGGAGGTCTCTTGTTGTCAAAATGTTATCTgtctgtatatttaaaatgtgtttgtttgtgcATCAGTGTATTTAGCACAACTTCATGCCTTCACTTTGCCTCGTTTCTGTTGTGCAAGATAAGGGATCTAAACtaatttattattcttttattaattctAAGCCCTCTCATTATTATTGCCAGGGTCTtctgtaaattaaatttattttgtttagttatcatttttttaagctggacatttatttttactttttgtacagAGCTTTTCCTCCTATAAGACCCTCCCCATACGTTGCGTCACACATAATACCTCTTTCTACGTCTGTTTTTTACCATGATATGGAAAAAGGATGGAAATGTCTTAATAGTAGGTGAAAGCATCATGTCATAACAGGCTCTCATCCATTAAAATGTCcccttagataaaaaaaaaaaaaacctgtaaaagAGGGCAAGACAAATAGTGTGGCGACACAGCAACTCCGAATATTATAAAGGCCCCAAAAAAAGGTGTAGCTTTTCAGCAAAAGAAACGTCACTAAGGACACAAGTCTGAGATCAGGCTGACTAAAATGGTGACACTTCCAGTTAAGTAcgggccaggcaggaagaggtgtgTCCCTAGGGATGGGGgtcggacaccggaagtgacatcagaggttgTTGGGTTGTAAGTCTTctggtctgtagagggaggaagagaagaggtgttAGAATACGGCGCCTCCGTGTGGATGGgcaaggaattaccaccaccagaggcTTTAagccaggggtcctcagtcacagtcctgaagggccgcggTGGCTCCATGtgtttgttctaacccggttgtttaattagaaagcaattcttaccaataatttaatttgatggcttgttagtgctttaactctgctatgtctgGTAATTCTCACATCCTGAATTCTCTTCCCCTTTCTaagaacaaatcaccaggaccagataatatttatcctcgtgttcttaaggaggctagtgagtacatatataaacccttgacgcatatttttaggaagtcactgcgcactggagagattctgaaggactggaaaatggcaaatatcatcccattatataaaaagggtgacagggcagatccaagcaactataggccagtaagcttaacgggcatcacaggaaaattaatggaaggaattattaaggataagatcgagcaacacctggcaaggacaggagttattctaagcagtcagcatgggttcagaaaaggggcaacaaaaggatacgatcaaagtggagcagatgatactatttatctggactttcagaaagcatttgataaggtgccacatgagaggttgggcatcaaattaaaagaagtgggagttcagggtgatgtttgtagatgggtgcagaattggctcaggacacaggaagcagagggtgatggtgcgaggaacctcatcagaactggctgatgttaagagtggtgaccagcaggggtcagtgctagggccgctgctatttttaatatctataaatgatttagataggaatataagtaacaagctggttaagtttgcagatgataccaagataggtggattagcagataatttggaatctggtatatcattacaaaaggacttggatagcatacaggcttgggcagatttgtggcagatgaaatttaatgtcagtaaatgtaaagtatgacacattggaaataaaaatgttaggtttgaatacacaatgggcggtcggaaaatcgagagtacaccttatgagaaggatttaggagtcatagtggactctaagctatcgacttcccgacagtgttcagaagccattaagaaggctcacaggttatatagcgccttgatgtgtggagtacaagtccaaggaggttctgctcaacatttgtaatgcactggtgaggcctcaacttgagtactgtgtgcagttttggtctccaggctacaaaaaggacatagcagcactagagaaggtccagagcagagcgactaggctgattccagggctacaggggttgaattatgaggaaagattaaaagagctgagcctttacagtttaagcaaaagaagattaagaggtgacatgattgaagtgtttaaaatgatgaagtgaattagtccagtggatcgagacggtgactttaaaatgagttcatcaagaacacggggacacagttggaaacttgttaagggtaaatttcgctcaaacattaggaagtttttctttacacaaagaacgaaagaaacttggaataagcgaccaagtagtgtggtagacagtaagacgttagagtctgtcaaaactcgacttgatgttttcttggaagaaataagtggataggactggcgagctttgttgggctgaatggcctgttctcgtctagagtgttctaatgttctaatatcatccaaatgattttgaagtgctaaaatggaggagtaattctcagtccttcacttttttctcttcacttttcttccaagtatttaattaaactcaatagtgcctgataaatacacacacagaggtgtaaatggtaacaagctaaatggaaaaatgctgctctcttttgtcatttgcatgttattgctaattaggaaccattaaaatacagctgtttaagactaaaataagcaataagggttccaaATCCTAAAGaggcgagacaactaaagtgaagcagaagtgttacttgagcaataacgGATTTCTTaataagcaactgggttggagcaaaatcctgcagccattgcggcccccCAGGACCGTGACTGAGAACCCCTGCTTTAAGTTGCCCCcaaggcacacatgtgtgacagtatatacacattatatagatgtacagtatatgttcccatatactatatggccaaaagtttatggacacctgaccatcacacctatgtGATGATGTTGGACagtccattccaaaaccatggataTTAATATGGAGCATCCAATTCCCACCCCCCACATACCCTCCCCACTTTGCCCGTGAGAGGCACtacattaccaccaccagagtctttaagctgtccccaatacGCAAATGTGTGACACATCTTTCAGTAGGTACAAATATGCGGTTATACATATTTCCTTTTCAAAGAATTATACCTTTAGCCCGAATAAAGAATTGAAATGTCtctttatagagcacattttttctatgaatgtaaaatttaaaagaaataaatatcagaggattgattattgatgaTAAAGACGTGAATGGAATTTACAATACTTTATACTATTATAAACAAGTTATAACAAAGTCATATTGAACAAAATGGAACACACCTAGCTCTGGGTGAGTATGTGTGAGCCTTTACAGACAGATCCACAAGAAGAGTTtcaatgtttattaaaataaagtccaCTTTAAGTCTTTCAAATCTTTCAACTACAGCAGGGACACATTATCTTCAATATGAACAAATGTCATTAATGTTCTCCTatttgtagtttttctttttaattttgttaaatcaTTGACACAAGGTAGTTTGAATTCTAGATTAAAGAGTTGTATTAAGGGGAAGTTAGCAGCGTTTTGTCCGCTTTAACAATGTTTTCCGTTTTTTCTTGTGGGAGACGTAGGGCTGTTATTAGTTGTTTTGCTGTACATCACAattttttggtagtttttttaTCTCAATCGTGTAACGTTTTGGGACAGTCGATGCTTTTCTGTTGGCACATGAACTTTTAGAAAAGGTCCATGTTTGAAAACTACAGTTGATACACAAACATTACCAACCATCTGTTGTCTGAAAATTGTAAAAGTTCTGTTGATACACGAGTGCAggaatgaccacaacacaacttTGGGGTCATCCCGTTTATTGTCCGgagacaaaagcaaaaacaaaagaaaacgctCCTTGGCGTGCATCCCGTAATGCTTTAAGACAACGTTGTTGGGCTGGATGCCCAAGTCATGCTGTTAGCGGAGCAATGTCAAGAAGGTTGCTCGAGCCAGTAAATGACGCCTCCTTCTTAGACGCCCGGGTTTTAATGGTAGCTGAAACAGAAGGGGCGGTTGAGTCAGTTGATGTCACATGACAGCTTCTCGGCACTGTGGAGTGTTAGCGGCAGCGCCCTATCTCATCACagcgggttattacataccttgaatAAGCCTGCAAGGAGGTCCTCCGACGCGCGTGCATGACAACATATATTGAGGAAAATATCGCCAACGCTTCTTTGAAAATGATCAAAGTTCTACTCATGCATGAACATTGAGAAAAGATTGTTTGAATATTACATCAGTTCTGTTGATACATGAATATTACTAACTAACAATTCTTTTGATATACACATTTTGAGAAAAATATCGCAAAAGATTGTTTGAAAAGTTCTGAAAGTTCTGTTGGCACACGAAAATTGAGGAAAATATTCCAAAAGTCTGTTTGAAAATAAGATCTGCTGATTCACAGACACTGAGAAGTTACTGTAAACAATTCTTTGAATgttctgaaaattattttggtGCACAAAACATTAAGAAATGACCACAATTGTTTGACAATTGCGAAACTTCTGTTGATACACGAATGTCGAGGAAAATATTGCAAAACAGCTTTTGAAAATGATGCGTAAACATATCACAGAAACTACTACAAGATTATGAGATGTCTGTTTTTACTCCTGCTGGTAGTGTTTTAACTACAGAACGATGTGAACGGCCAACGCTGTGTGGTTGTATCACTTTTGGTGTAAATCAGAGCTTTAACATTAATCACGTGTCAAAAGAACGTTGATTATTTTCTACGGTATTTTCCCAATGTTCTTGTATCAATGACACGGTATGAATTGGATGTACTATGCCAACGTGTCAGTTTTGGTATAAGTTAGTGGTTGTTGGTGGTTATTGTAGTTTCGTAACTGCTGACAAAGTAGTAAGTGAAAGTTTTCCAAAAAATCCTTTTGTCCAAAGCTGATGGCTCAGATGGAGAGGGCAATGACAAAGGATCACCCTTGCCCTTTCCGTGTTTTGCCATCAAACTTCGATCACCTGTGAACAAATTAATAACCAATCACATGTTCTTTTTCATGGAAAGACATTCTCATTGGTcacaatcttaatacataatttgccagtctcctcactcactcactaattcactcactcacgtccgtccaaagccgaatgcgcagttgccttctgcgcagctgcccgaaaaatcttacgagaccgacatcgcggcaggcggcggatttacggccgtgaaaattcaaagagaaaggcgattatggccgcgaaaattgaaagagaaaggcgacttcgattaaagctccagaggcctgaaaggcgatttcgactacagctccagacCTAATtccgcattcattcaatacacctatattagGTTTGTGGTAcggaatgcgcagtcgccttctgcgcacgtcgcattctgtgcatgtccgaagccgaatgcgcagtcgcctcctgcgcagctgcccgaaaaaccttacgagacctacatcgcggcaggcggtggatatacggccgcaaaaattcaaagagaaaggcgacttcgattaaagctctagaggcctgaaaggtgatttcaactacagctccagatctaattacgcattcattcaatgcacctatatcaggtttgtggtgcttatacttactactattgcacttgtgcccatttcatcttatgttgtcgaaacgggctctttgtctagttatgtAATAAAACACTGCATTGGGTAAAATTAACACAAACCTCTGCATCACCTGTCATggtcggggtgggggggggggtcctccaTTATAGCCCATAAGAGCATAATGCAGAGGTTAGAGAGAAGGTGcggagcatgcgctgataacacattgtcgcacccaccacacaacgaaccacccagattgagacccgagtgcagcgggtgacacctcagcaccacactgaatcattgtaagttttttttttttttttatacagtggctggagtgccaatccaatGCAGCATCAAGAAAGTGTTGTCTAAAAAACAATGCCATAACCAACACATACCGTATGCGAGTATATTTTTAGTTCTCAGAAGACCCTATTTCAGGCATACATTCCTGCCCCCACAACATGTGCCAGGGCTGATGCATTGCATGCTGGGAATGTTGAAGTGAACTCTTCCTCAAAAGGCCCAAGTATTCTGAGACGAGCCTCAACCAAAGCTGCCACCCTGCAAAGGGCGCAACGGAGAGTGCAATTTAACAGGGTGCAACATGGCCAAAGGGGTCTAAGAGGGTCATTAAATGATGTAGCTTTGTGCCCATTGGCACATACCAGTGGgtgatgttttttttaaaccactttaAGTGTTACAATGGCAATTTCCCAAAGCAGATGTTGTTACA of the Erpetoichthys calabaricus chromosome 2, fErpCal1.3, whole genome shotgun sequence genome contains:
- the tmem86a gene encoding lysoplasmalogenase-like protein TMEM86A, whose translation is MVSPVTVVKSEGPKLVPFFKTTCVYFVLWLPTSTPSWFSALIKCLPIFCLWIFLLAHGISFLHAHPSARRILAGLIFSLLGDAFLIWQEQGYFIHGLLMFAITHILYSSAFGMKPLNLPVGLVIIMVSGVSYALLYSYLAGPLTYLVAVYIGIIAFMGWRAIAGVQLANDLWTWTKLSACLGAMLFMVSDLTIAVNKFCFPVPHSRAIIMATYYAAQMLIALSAVECQDEDHKKKIA